One Vibrio pomeroyi genomic region harbors:
- a CDS encoding L,D-transpeptidase family protein, translating into MSYCASSTPLLAMKTRLRKIASLAVRTTLIAGGMASSWVYAATFELPPAESRIVGRIQQHEVAAGETLAIIAKQYDIGFLSLMAANKGVDPFLPAEGYVLSIPSRLILPDTPRKGIVINLAELRLYYFEPEKNQVHVFPVGIGRVGRDTPEMITKISQKRPNPTWTPPKSIRDEYLEKGIELPRVVPAGPENPLGEYAMRLAYGAGDYLIHGTNKDFGIGLRVSSGCIRMEPKDIEWLFEQVNRGEQVTIINEPIKVSLEPDRSVFVEAHEPLTRSDGSKKSLKIPVELKWWLEDADLPNSKAKAVIFAQNGVPVEIAPPVIEF; encoded by the coding sequence ATGTCGTATTGCGCTAGCTCGACGCCTTTGCTCGCTATGAAAACGCGATTACGTAAAATCGCTTCGCTTGCTGTGCGAACCACCTTAATTGCCGGAGGGATGGCTTCATCGTGGGTGTATGCCGCTACATTTGAGTTACCACCAGCGGAAAGTCGTATTGTAGGTAGAATACAGCAACACGAAGTTGCAGCGGGTGAAACGTTAGCGATTATTGCAAAGCAGTACGATATTGGCTTTCTCTCTTTAATGGCGGCAAATAAGGGCGTTGATCCTTTTCTTCCTGCTGAAGGCTACGTATTAAGTATTCCTAGCCGTTTAATTTTGCCGGATACCCCAAGAAAAGGCATTGTCATTAATCTTGCTGAATTAAGGCTGTATTACTTTGAGCCAGAGAAGAATCAGGTACATGTCTTCCCTGTCGGGATTGGTCGAGTTGGGCGTGATACGCCGGAGATGATCACTAAGATAAGCCAAAAGAGGCCTAACCCTACTTGGACGCCACCTAAGTCGATCCGTGACGAGTATTTAGAGAAAGGCATCGAATTACCGAGAGTGGTGCCAGCCGGGCCTGAAAATCCACTGGGCGAATACGCAATGAGACTTGCTTATGGCGCAGGGGATTATTTGATCCACGGAACCAACAAAGATTTTGGTATAGGCTTGCGAGTAAGCTCTGGCTGTATCCGAATGGAACCTAAAGATATTGAATGGCTGTTTGAACAGGTGAACCGTGGTGAACAAGTCACGATCATTAATGAGCCGATTAAAGTGTCGCTCGAACCGGATAGAAGTGTGTTTGTTGAAGCGCACGAACCATTGACGAGAAGCGACGGTTCTAAAAAGTCTCTAAAAATTCCGGTTGAATTGAAATGGTGGCTTGAAGACGCCGACCTACCTAACTCAAAAGCGAAAGCGGTTATCTTTGCGCAAAACGGTGTGCCTGTTGAGATAGCACCACCTGTGATTGAGTTCTAA
- a CDS encoding Lpp/OprI family alanine-zipper lipoprotein, whose protein sequence is MNKTLIAAAASVFILAGCSSEPEEAAVSEMDQLTNQVAQLTSEVEALKSDKAAAEMKAQEAEAAAMAAKEEADRANDRIDNIAESYTK, encoded by the coding sequence ATGAATAAGACGTTAATCGCAGCTGCAGCCTCAGTTTTCATTTTAGCCGGTTGTTCTTCAGAGCCAGAAGAAGCTGCAGTGTCAGAAATGGATCAACTAACTAACCAAGTCGCTCAACTTACAAGCGAAGTTGAAGCACTTAAGAGTGACAAAGCAGCCGCTGAAATGAAGGCTCAAGAAGCAGAAGCAGCCGCAATGGCAGCGAAAGAAGAAGCGGACCGTGCTAACGACCGTATCGATAACATTGCAGAGTCTTACACGAAGTAG